The sequence ATTTAGATAACACCGTTGGGCAATTAAATAAAGTTGTTTCCGGGATTGACAGAGGTGAGGGAAGTTTAGGGAAGATCATGAAAGACGATCAGTTATACAATAATCTGAACGCTGCTTCTACAAACCTAAATGCTCTTATTGAAGATTTAAAAGCTAATCCTAAGAAATACGTTAATTTCTCAGTATTTGGTAAGAACAGTAAAGACTAATTCATTATTATGCAATATCTTGACAATATTATTTTTCTGATTCTATTAGTTGCAGGTTTTGGGTTATTCGGAAAAAGCCTCTTTAAGATTTATAGAAATATTAGATTAGGAAGAGAAATCAACCGCAGCGACAGAAAACCTGAACGTTGGAAAACAATGGCTCGTGTAGCAATGGGTCAGAGTAGAATGGTGAAAAGGCCTGTAGCAGGTATTCTTCACCTTTTTGTGTATGTAGGTTTTGTGATTATTAATATCGAATTAATCGAAATTATTGTTGATGGGATCTTTGGAACACATAGATTTTTAGCAACGATTTTCGGACATACTTTCTACAATATTTTTACAGCGACTTTAGAAGTTTTAGCAATACTTGTAATCATTGGGGTTGTGTTATTTTTCATCCGAAGAAATTTCTACGGAGTTAAGCGATTAACGATGAAAGAACTTTTCGGGTGGCCAAAAAATGATGCTAATTGGATTTTGATCATTGAGTTTGCCTTAATGATTGCTTTCTTTAGTATGAATTCTTCAGACTTTATCTTACAACAGAGAGGAGTTTTAGCAGAACATGGTAGTTTTCCTATCAGTCAAATTACCTTAGTTCCATTTTTAGAAATTTTCAGTTTCGATAGTGGATTTTTAGTTTTTGTTGAAAGAGCTGCTTGGTGGTTTCACTTTGTGGGAATTTTGTTCTTCATGAACTATCTTTATTATTCTAAACATTTACACATTATTTTAGCATTTCCAAGTACTTGGTATGCAAATCTAGATTTGTATGGAAAGTTTAATAATTTAGATTCAGTTACAGCTGAGATTAAACTGATGATGGATCCAAATGCTGATCCTTATGCCGCTCCGGCTGAAGGTACTGTTGCAGAAGCTCCGTCGAAATTTGGCGCAGAGGATGTTTTTGATTTAAATCAGGTTCAACTATTAAATGCTTATTCTTGTACAGAATGTGGCCGTTGTACTTCGGTCTGTCCTGCAAATATTACGGGTAAAAAACTGTCTCCAAGATTGATTTTAATGAAAACCAGAGATCGTCTGGAAGAAGTTGGAAGAAATATTGATAAAAACGGAAAGTTTGAAGATGACGGCAAGAAATTGTTGAACGATTATATCACAAAAGAAGAACTTTGGGCTTGTACCACTTGTAACGCTTGTACTGAGGCTTGTCCGGTATTGCTTGATCCACTTTCTATCATTTTCGAAATGAGAAGATTCCTAGTAATGGAACAGTCTGCCGCTCCACAAGAGTTGAATCTGATGATGACCAACGTAGAAAACAATGCTGCACCATGGCAGTATAATCAGGCAGACCGTCTGAATTGGGCAAATGATTAATTATTTGTAAAAACAATTAATTAATTTCCTAAAAATTTAATTCTAATTAATACAAAATACATTTTATAACAAAATGGATTTCACTATAAAAACAATGGCAGATTATGCTGCCGAAGGAAAATCACCTGAAGTTTTGTTTTGGGTTGGCTGTGCCGGAAGTTTTGACGACAGAGCAAAAAAAATTACCAAAGCATTCTGTAAAATTCTGAATAAAATCGGGGTTGAATTTGCCGTTCTCGGACAGGAAGAAAGCTGTACAGGTGACCCCGCAAAAAGAGCAGGGAACGAATTTGTTTTCCAGATGATGGCAATGACGAATATTGAAGTTCTGAATGCCTATGATGTTAAAAAAATCGTAACGGCTTGCCCACACTGCTTTAATACACTTAAAAACGAATATCCAAGTTTAGGAGGAAACTTCGAAGTAATTCATCATACTCAATTTCTAAAACAATTGATGGAAGAAGGAAGATTGAAAATTGAAGGCGGAGCTTTTAAAGGAAAAAAAATCACATTTCACGATCCTTGTTATCTGGGAAGAGCAAATGGCGAATATGAAGCACCGAGAATGCTTTTAGAAAAGCTAGATGCCGAGTTGGTTGAGATGAAACGTTGTAAAACGAACGGTCTATGTTGTGGAGCAGGAGGTGCACAGATGTTCAAAGAACCTGAAAAAGGG comes from Chryseobacterium sp. 3008163 and encodes:
- a CDS encoding (Fe-S)-binding protein, giving the protein MQYLDNIIFLILLVAGFGLFGKSLFKIYRNIRLGREINRSDRKPERWKTMARVAMGQSRMVKRPVAGILHLFVYVGFVIINIELIEIIVDGIFGTHRFLATIFGHTFYNIFTATLEVLAILVIIGVVLFFIRRNFYGVKRLTMKELFGWPKNDANWILIIEFALMIAFFSMNSSDFILQQRGVLAEHGSFPISQITLVPFLEIFSFDSGFLVFVERAAWWFHFVGILFFMNYLYYSKHLHIILAFPSTWYANLDLYGKFNNLDSVTAEIKLMMDPNADPYAAPAEGTVAEAPSKFGAEDVFDLNQVQLLNAYSCTECGRCTSVCPANITGKKLSPRLILMKTRDRLEEVGRNIDKNGKFEDDGKKLLNDYITKEELWACTTCNACTEACPVLLDPLSIIFEMRRFLVMEQSAAPQELNLMMTNVENNAAPWQYNQADRLNWAND
- a CDS encoding (Fe-S)-binding protein, encoding MDFTIKTMADYAAEGKSPEVLFWVGCAGSFDDRAKKITKAFCKILNKIGVEFAVLGQEESCTGDPAKRAGNEFVFQMMAMTNIEVLNAYDVKKIVTACPHCFNTLKNEYPSLGGNFEVIHHTQFLKQLMEEGRLKIEGGAFKGKKITFHDPCYLGRANGEYEAPRMLLEKLDAELVEMKRCKTNGLCCGAGGAQMFKEPEKGNKDINVERTEEALSFEPKIIATGCPFCNTMLTDGVKHFNKNTEVEVKDIVELLAEAEDL